A window from Centropristis striata isolate RG_2023a ecotype Rhode Island chromosome 4, C.striata_1.0, whole genome shotgun sequence encodes these proteins:
- the med29 gene encoding mediator of RNA polymerase II transcription subunit 29, with translation MLLLPACVLKPVKMASQQQQAGGPMSQPGLQQPTALQQQQQQLSQQQDFDPVHRFKMLIPQLKESLQNVMKIASLNLAHNTTIDNGIKSSDTSVQRFDKSLEEFYALCDQLELCLRLAYECLSQSIDSAKHSPNLVPTATKPDTVQTESMSYAQYLGMIKSQISCAKDIHNALLECSKKIAGKGQPQGIM, from the exons ATGCTTCTTCTTCCGGCTTGTGTATTGAAGCCGGTCAAGATGGcgtctcagcagcagcaggctggcGGGCCGATGTCTCAGCCCGGATTACAACAGCCCACTGCGttacaacagcaacagcagcagctgagcCAACAGCAAGACTTTGACCCGGTTCACAGATTCAAGATGCTGATTCCGCAGCTGAAGGAGAGTctgcag AATGTAATGAAGATCGCATCCCTGAATTTGGCCCATAACACCACAATTGACAACGGCAT CAAAAGCAGTGACACCTCGGTTCAGCGATTTGACAAGAGCCTAGAGGAGTTTTATGCCCTTTGCGACCAGCTGGAGCTCTGCTTG CGGCTGGCATACGAGTGCCTCTCCCAGAGCATCGACAGCGCCAAACATTCACCTAACCTGGTCCCAACAGCCACCAAGCCGGACACGGTGCAGACAGAGTCCATGTCTTACGCCCAGTATCTCGGCATGATCAAGTCTCAGATCTCCTGCGCTAAAGATATCCACAATGCTCTGCTGGAGTGCTCCAAGAAGATCGCAGGAAAGGGACAGCCTCAAGGAATCATGTAG
- the mlf1 gene encoding myeloid leukemia factor 1 isoform X2, which produces MFRSNLREIDEDPFFSDPFQAHREHMRQMMRSFSEPYGMPMMTSIMDGRNRGRGVAEHPGTSLPLRDDHRDMFRNPFGVFDNVMSNMRNRMEGVHRNFENMPTDSNTHSFSSSSVMTYSKVGNEPPKVFQASSTTRRAPGGIKETRKAVKDSESGLEKMSIGHHIQDRGHVVEKKFNNKTGQKEFNQDFENLDESEAQSFDDEWQQEVSKFRPSVPMSRLEEPRPRAVHRAALTAPQQEHSDQSMGKAQGRSNVKDSGSTKQ; this is translated from the exons ATGTTCAGGAGCAATCTCAGGGAAATTGATGAGGATCCGTTCTTCTC GGACCCTTTCCAGGCTCACCGGGAACATATGCGGCAGATGATGCGTAGCTTCTCTGAGCCATACGGCATGCCCATGATGACCAGTATAATGGATGGAAGAAACCGTGGTCGTGGCGTGGCAGAACATCCTGGCACATCTCTGCCGTTGAGGGACGACCACCGG GACATGTTCAGGAACCCTTTCGGCGTGTTCGACAACGTGATGTCCAACATGAGAAACAGGATGGAGGGGGTGCACCGAAATTTT gagAACATGCCCACAGATTCAAACACCCACTCGTTCAGCTCCTCATCAGTCATGACATATTCAAAGGTTGGAAACGAGCCTCCCAAGGTCTTCCAGGCGAGCTCGACGACACGCCGTGCTCCTGGAGGG ATCAAGGAGACCAGGAAAGCAGTTAAAGACTCTGAGAGTGGTCTGGAGAAGATGTCCATTGGTCACCACATCCAGGACAGGGGACATGTTGTTGAGAAGAaattcaacaacaaaacaggacAGAAGGAGTTCAACCAGGACTTTGAGAATCTGGATGAAT CTGAAGCACAGTCTTTTGACGATGAGTGGCAACAGGAGGTGTCCAAGTTTCGGCCGTCTGTCCCAATGTCTCGTCTGGAGGAGCCCAGACCCCGAGCTGTTCACCGGGCAGCCCTCACCGCTCCGCAGCAGGAGCACAG TGACCAATCAATGGGCAAGGCTCAGGGTAGAAGTAACGTGAAAGACTCCGGCTCGACGAAGCAATGA
- the mlf1 gene encoding myeloid leukemia factor 1 isoform X1 → MFRSNLREIDEDPFFSDPFQAHREHMRQMMRSFSEPYGMPMMTSIMDGRNRGRGVAEHPGTSLPLRDDHRDVSRSLLPFGSIDSTDMFRNPFGVFDNVMSNMRNRMEGVHRNFENMPTDSNTHSFSSSSVMTYSKVGNEPPKVFQASSTTRRAPGGIKETRKAVKDSESGLEKMSIGHHIQDRGHVVEKKFNNKTGQKEFNQDFENLDESEAQSFDDEWQQEVSKFRPSVPMSRLEEPRPRAVHRAALTAPQQEHSDQSMGKAQGRSNVKDSGSTKQ, encoded by the exons ATGTTCAGGAGCAATCTCAGGGAAATTGATGAGGATCCGTTCTTCTC GGACCCTTTCCAGGCTCACCGGGAACATATGCGGCAGATGATGCGTAGCTTCTCTGAGCCATACGGCATGCCCATGATGACCAGTATAATGGATGGAAGAAACCGTGGTCGTGGCGTGGCAGAACATCCTGGCACATCTCTGCCGTTGAGGGACGACCACCGG GATGTGAGCCGGTCATTGTTGCCCTTTGGCAGTATTGACAGCACG GACATGTTCAGGAACCCTTTCGGCGTGTTCGACAACGTGATGTCCAACATGAGAAACAGGATGGAGGGGGTGCACCGAAATTTT gagAACATGCCCACAGATTCAAACACCCACTCGTTCAGCTCCTCATCAGTCATGACATATTCAAAGGTTGGAAACGAGCCTCCCAAGGTCTTCCAGGCGAGCTCGACGACACGCCGTGCTCCTGGAGGG ATCAAGGAGACCAGGAAAGCAGTTAAAGACTCTGAGAGTGGTCTGGAGAAGATGTCCATTGGTCACCACATCCAGGACAGGGGACATGTTGTTGAGAAGAaattcaacaacaaaacaggacAGAAGGAGTTCAACCAGGACTTTGAGAATCTGGATGAAT CTGAAGCACAGTCTTTTGACGATGAGTGGCAACAGGAGGTGTCCAAGTTTCGGCCGTCTGTCCCAATGTCTCGTCTGGAGGAGCCCAGACCCCGAGCTGTTCACCGGGCAGCCCTCACCGCTCCGCAGCAGGAGCACAG TGACCAATCAATGGGCAAGGCTCAGGGTAGAAGTAACGTGAAAGACTCCGGCTCGACGAAGCAATGA